The Spirochaetota bacterium DNA segment CATGTACACCGGAGCCGAGTATCAGCGGGCCGTGCCGGGAAAATTCATCAACCTGGATAATTTCAGCACGTGGGTGCTTGGATGCTTTTCGACTGTTGACGAGGTAAAGGCCGCCATGACCACGGTGAATGTTTACGCCGGCACTAGTAAGAAGATAAAAGACATGGGCCTGCATGTGGCGATAAGCGATATCTCCGGAAAAAGCATCGTCATAGAATTCATCAGGGGAAACGCGAATATCTATGACAACCCCATCGGCGTCATGACCAACCGCCCGAGCTTTGACTGGCAGATGACCAACCTGAGGAACTACGTGCACCTGGACCGCAACGACAGGAGGCCCAAAAATCTATCCGGAGTGAAAATCGAGTCTACCGGCGTGGGCAGCGGCATGCTGGGGCTTCCGGGCGACTGGACCCCCCCGTCGCGGTTCGTCAGAATAGCCATTGCCAAGGACGCCGCGCTTGCGCCGAAGAACGCGGAAGAAGCGGTGAACCTTTCGGAGCACCTTCTCAATATAGTGGATATACCGAAAGGCGTTATAAAGGAAAACCCTGTGCCCCTCGTCACCATTTATGGTTACGCGCAGTGGGTCATAACCAAGGATATGACCAACAGGGTGCTTTATTTCAAGACATATGAGAATACGGCCTGGAAGGCCGTTGATCTTAAAAAGTTCGACTTAAAGCCAGGAGCGCCGAGAAAAATGATGGCCATCGATGTAGTGAGGATACCCGCCCCGGACGTGAGCGGGATGCTCAAATAAACATCCGCTTTTTCAGTTGAAATAATGCGTACCCTCTTCCACTCTGGTTTGGATAAACCCGTTGCGTCTCATTGGTTGACGCCCTATCCGGAAAAATTTTCCGGAAATTATTATTGGCAATCCACCCCGCCCGCAGGGGCAGGGTGAAAACCTGTTCTGACTTGGGATATTCGGTGAAGTGATGCTAGACCATGTGATGAACATGTTTTTTATAACCAGAACCGTATTCCTGGTTGTAAATATCATATTACTCTATATTTTTTTAACACCCGGAAGGTCATACGGGTTCCAGATCCTGGTTTTTGTCCTTACGTGGATCGCAACCTATGTGCTGCGTCCGCTGCTATACCTGCTGAACCTTGATCCTCTGCTGGCCAGCTACCTTGTGGGCTTATTATATCTGCTCCCATGCGTGCTGATTTTTAAAGAATCCTTTCACGCTAAATTTTTTATTTTTTTCATGATATTTTCTTTAACCCAGCTTACATTCCTCGTATTCACTTATATAGACCATTTTTTATCGCCGGCGATACCACAGACTTTTATTTTGGCCGGTCTGCTGCTGGAGGCGATGGCTCTGCCGTTGATAAGGCGATACATGAGGTCGCCTGTTAAGGATGCCATCGAAATCTTAACACAGCAAAATTTAAGCTTCACGCTTTTCCCGGTGTTGTCGTTCGTATTGCTGACCTGTTATGCCTTGCAGAAAGAATATCTGCTTTCGGATTTCATAACGCTGGTGCTGTCAACCATCTTGATTTTCTTTGCCTATTACCTGATCGCAAGCACCATATCCAAAACCAGGCGGCACAGGGAGCTGGAGCTGATATCGATGACCGACAGCCTCACGGGTCTTTACAACCGGCGATACATGGAGAAAAAAATCGAGCAGGAGTACGAGCAGTACAAGAGAACCGGCCTTGAATTTGCCATAGTCAGCGCTGATATCGATTTTTTTAAAAATATCAATGACATATACGGGCATGACTGCGGCGACTACCTGCTGAAGTCGGTAACGGAAGACCTGCGCAAATCCGTCAGGACCTATGATACCGTCGCCAGGTGGGGGGGAGAGGAATTTCTGCTGTTATTGCCCGGGACAAGCATGGAATCCGCGTTGATACTGACCGAACGCATACGAAAGACCGTGGAAGCCCGCAGCTACGAATATGAAGGCGTTCACGAGCCGATAAAGGTGACATTGACATTTGGCGTGTCTGTGGCGGGCGCAGGGGATAGCGTTGACAAGATAATAAAGAGAGCCGACATGGCGCTGTACCACGGTAAAAGGAAAAGCCGCAACTGCGTTATCTCGTTTGATGAAATTAATACGCCATAGGCTGTTTTTCCGGCTTAAGCGCCTTCCATTCCCAAGCCGGTTCAGATAGTGGCGGCTTTCTGTATTGCCGGGTTTAAACCCGATACTACAGGGAGCCGCTGCATTCAATGAGATTGCCAGGTTCCCCCTCTCCTTGTTAAGGAGAGGGGGGTGGGGGGTGAGGTCGTAAGGACAGGGGGAAATCGTGAATGGGTTAGTGGTGAGGATCTAACTTACGCCAGCGCGCCGCCATCCACCACGATGGTCGCCCCGGTCGTGAAGGACGACGCGTCCGATACGAGGTACAGGACCGCCCCGGCCATCTCCTCCGGTTCGCCGGCCCGGCGCATCGGGATCATCGGTAGCAGCACCTTGTCCATCAGCTCCTCGTTCTCCGTCATGACTGAGGAAAATTTCGTCCTGGTAAGGCCCGGCAGGAGGGCGTTGACCCGCACCTTGAAGGGGGCGAGCTCCTTGGCGAAGGACTTGGTCATGGCTATGACCCCGGCCTTGGTGATGGAATAGACGCCCTGCATGAGGGCAGGCCTGATCCCGTTGATGGACCCCACGTTCACGATAGCTCCGCCGCCGGACTTCACCATCAGCTTCGCCGCGAACTGGCTCATGAAGAAGTATCCCTTCAGGTTTACCTCCATGGTCTTGTCCCAGGCAGCCTCGTTGGCGTTCAGAACGTCGCCGAAATAGAAGTTCGTGGCGGCGTTGTTCACCAGGATGTCCAGCCTGCCATAGCGGCTCTCTATCTCCTTGAAGAGGTTCGCGATCTCGTCCATCTTCCCGTTGTGGCAGGCGATGGAAATTGCCTTGCCTCCGGCAGCGATAATTTCCTTTTCCACCGCGGTAAGTCCTTCGATCTTGCGGCTTGTGAGGATTACCTCCGCGCCGTGGGCCGCCAGGGTCTTCGCTATCGATTCGCCGATGCCGCGGCTCGCGCCGGACACCAGGGCTGTTTTACCGGTCAGGTTGAAATCGATTTTCATTGCAATACACACTCCATGTTATTATTTGCTGCCCTTGAGAAAATCGGGCTTGCTGAAGGCCGGGTTGGGATAATCGTAGAACCCCTTCTTGACCTTCTGGCCCAGTCGCCCTTCGTCCACGACTTTTTTCATGAACTCCGCGTTCCTGACGGACTGCTTGTCCTTCGTGCGCTGTGCCCAGTAGTTGGTGATGTGGTAGACCGTGTCCGTGCCGATGCTGTCCATGATGGCGAAGGGCCCCATCAGCATGTGGGTGACGCCCATCCAGGCCCGGTCGATGTCCTCCACCGACGCGACCTCCCGCGAGGCCAGGGTCTGGGCCGCGAAGAAGAGGGCGGAGATCATGGCGTTGAACACGTAGCCGTGGTTCTCCTTGGTGAGCATGATGGGGAGCTGCCCGGTCTTCTCCGCGAAGGCCCTGACCAGGGCCACGGTCTCCGGCGCCGTGCCCGGGTGGGGCATGATGTCCACCACGTTGGTCATGCGTATGTCGTGGAAGTGGTAGGCCAGGAACTTCCCCGGCCTGCCGGTGGCCTCCGCGATCATGGAGGGAAGGAGCGTCGACGTGTTGGTGGTGAAGATCGTCCGCTCCGGGCAGAGCGTGTTGAGCTGGGCGAAGATCTTCTTCTTGAGCTCCGGGTCTTCCGGCACCGATTCGCTCACGATGTCCGCGTCCCTGGCCGCTTCCTCGAGATTGGTGGAGGTGCTGATGCGGGCCACGGCAGCGTCGGCCTCTTCCTGGGTTATCTTTTTGAAGGCCACGAAGCCGGCCAGGAATTTCGGAATTGTCCGGAGGGATTTCTGCAGCACCTCCTCCTTGATGTCGTAGATGACGACGGCGTATCCGCTCAGGGCGCAGGGGATGCTGATCTGCGTTCCCATGGTGCCGCCGCCGATGATGAGTACCTTCTTGATGTCGTTGATGTCCATTGTCCGCTCCTGTTCTGTTCTATGATTGCCCTATGGTTCCGGTGCGCCATTATGCCGGCGCTGCTTTTAGCCACCCTTTGTCATTCTATGTAATGTCATCGCGGCTTTTCGTATTTCCTGAGATAGCGCTTGGCAAAAGAGGACTTGTGCACCTCGTCGGCGCCGTCGTAGATCCGCGCGGCCCGCTCGTGGCGGAAGAAGTAGGCCAGGATCGTGTCGTCGGTCATGCCGAGGCCGCCGTGGACCTGGAGGGCCCGGTCGATGACGTGCTGCATGGTGTTGGCCACCACGAACTTGATCAGGGCTATGTCGTCCCGGGCCTCCTTGGCGCCCAGGTTGTCGATGCGCCACGCCGCGTTCAGGGTCATGAGGCGGGCGGCCTGGATCTCGGCGGCGGACTCGGACACCCAGTTCTGCACGGTCTGCCGGGTGGCCAGGGTCTTGCCGTCGGCCGTGATCTTCCGCTCCGACGCGCGGCGGCACATCAGGTCGAAGGAGCGGTTGCAGATGCCGATCCAGCGCATGCAGTGGTGGATCCTGCCCGGGCCCAGGCGGTCCTGGGCGATAACGAAGCCCATCCCCTCTTTCCCGAGGAGGTTCTTCTGCGGCACCCGGCAGTTCTGGTAGAGGATCTCGCCGTGGCTCGCGTAGTCGCTGCCGCTGTGGCCCATGACCGGTATGTTCCGCACCAGGTTGTAGCCGGGGGCGTCGGTGGGCACGATGATCATGCTCGCCTGCTGGTAGGCTGGTGCGTCAGGATTCGTAACCGCCATGACGATGGCGAACTTCGATCCGTCGGCGCTGGAGGTGTACCACTTGTGGCCGTTGATGACGTAGTCGCCGCCGTCCTTCACCGCCGTGGTCTCCAGCATGACCGGGTTCGAACCGGGCATGTCCACCTCGGTCATGGAAAAGCAGCTCCGGATATCGCCCGCGGCCAGGGGCTTCAGGTACTGCTCCTTCTGCTCTTTGGTGCCATGGAGGTGGAGGATCTCGATGTTCCCCGCGTCCGGGGCCTGGCACCCGAACACGTAGTGTCCCAGGGGAGAGCGCCCCAGCGATTCCGACACCAGGCCGTGCTCGACCAGGGTGAGTCCCATGCCGCCCAGGTCCCTGGGGATCTGGGGGCCCCAGAGCTCCATCTGCTTAACCATTTTTCTTTTTTCCGCCAGGGCGGGGACCATGTCGCGGAACTCCGCGGTAAGGTACTCCTGCTCCAGGGGGATAAGCTCCTTGTCGACGAATTCATCAATCATCGCGAGAATGGTTTTCATTTTGTCTGATATTCCGAAATCCATAATTGCCTCCGGGGTGTTTCCTGATTATTCCTCCCCCTTGATGGGGGAGGTCAGGTGGGGGTGAATTACTGCTGATTGTGTCAGGCGGTTGAATCACCCTCCCCTGTACCGCGTTCCCGGGATGGGGTTGATGCCAGCGCAGGCACAGTAGGTGTCGAATGCGTTGGTATCCCATCGAGGGAAGGGGCTGTAGAATAACCTAATGAGCTATTCTATAAAACTAATATATGGGTGAGGGTATAATTAGTCAAGAAAAAAAGAGCGAACGTTCGTTATTTTTTATTTATGGATATCAGCTCCGCAGGGGGATATTTTTTCCTTGATTTCCCAGCTTCGGACCGATATCAATACTAAAAGCAGGATAGGGATGGGCTGAGGGTCCGACGCGCCGTCCCGGTGGCACAAACAATCGCGCGGGGTACCAACCATGGCCGTTGCCGAAGGCAAAATATTCGAATTTGAAGATGAAACCGGCATCCGGGCGGATTTCCTGGAAACCATCGATTATGGGGGAAATCCCCAGGAGATCACCTACGAAACAGACGAGTTCAGCGCGGTCTGCCCCTTTTCAGGGCTTCCCGATATCGGCAGGATCATTGTCGTTTATATTCCCGGTACCAAGCTCGTTGAATTGAAATCCCTAAAATACTATTTCGTATCCTTTCGTAACGTCGGCATCTACCAGGAAGCCGCGACCAA contains these protein-coding regions:
- a CDS encoding choloylglycine hydrolase family protein — translated: MYRIPMIICALCFAFQTAALPCTNFILKAKDNTVVNGRSMEFPVALKSEIVVVPAGVYVENKDAGGVPGIRFTTRYGFLGINAFGMKDAFVDGFNEKGLSLSALMYTGAEYQRAVPGKFINLDNFSTWVLGCFSTVDEVKAAMTTVNVYAGTSKKIKDMGLHVAISDISGKSIVIEFIRGNANIYDNPIGVMTNRPSFDWQMTNLRNYVHLDRNDRRPKNLSGVKIESTGVGSGMLGLPGDWTPPSRFVRIAIAKDAALAPKNAEEAVNLSEHLLNIVDIPKGVIKENPVPLVTIYGYAQWVITKDMTNRVLYFKTYENTAWKAVDLKKFDLKPGAPRKMMAIDVVRIPAPDVSGMLK
- a CDS encoding GGDEF domain-containing protein; the encoded protein is MRSPVKDAIEILTQQNLSFTLFPVLSFVLLTCYALQKEYLLSDFITLVLSTILIFFAYYLIASTISKTRRHRELELISMTDSLTGLYNRRYMEKKIEQEYEQYKRTGLEFAIVSADIDFFKNINDIYGHDCGDYLLKSVTEDLRKSVRTYDTVARWGGEEFLLLLPGTSMESALILTERIRKTVEARSYEYEGVHEPIKVTLTFGVSVAGAGDSVDKIIKRADMALYHGKRKSRNCVISFDEINTP
- a CDS encoding SDR family oxidoreductase, producing the protein MKIDFNLTGKTALVSGASRGIGESIAKTLAAHGAEVILTSRKIEGLTAVEKEIIAAGGKAISIACHNGKMDEIANLFKEIESRYGRLDILVNNAATNFYFGDVLNANEAAWDKTMEVNLKGYFFMSQFAAKLMVKSGGGAIVNVGSINGIRPALMQGVYSITKAGVIAMTKSFAKELAPFKVRVNALLPGLTRTKFSSVMTENEELMDKVLLPMIPMRRAGEPEEMAGAVLYLVSDASSFTTGATIVVDGGALA
- a CDS encoding 3-hydroxyacyl-CoA dehydrogenase, which codes for MDINDIKKVLIIGGGTMGTQISIPCALSGYAVVIYDIKEEVLQKSLRTIPKFLAGFVAFKKITQEEADAAVARISTSTNLEEAARDADIVSESVPEDPELKKKIFAQLNTLCPERTIFTTNTSTLLPSMIAEATGRPGKFLAYHFHDIRMTNVVDIMPHPGTAPETVALVRAFAEKTGQLPIMLTKENHGYVFNAMISALFFAAQTLASREVASVEDIDRAWMGVTHMLMGPFAIMDSIGTDTVYHITNYWAQRTKDKQSVRNAEFMKKVVDEGRLGQKVKKGFYDYPNPAFSKPDFLKGSK
- a CDS encoding acyl-CoA dehydrogenase family protein, whose product is MDFGISDKMKTILAMIDEFVDKELIPLEQEYLTAEFRDMVPALAEKRKMVKQMELWGPQIPRDLGGMGLTLVEHGLVSESLGRSPLGHYVFGCQAPDAGNIEILHLHGTKEQKEQYLKPLAAGDIRSCFSMTEVDMPGSNPVMLETTAVKDGGDYVINGHKWYTSSADGSKFAIVMAVTNPDAPAYQQASMIIVPTDAPGYNLVRNIPVMGHSGSDYASHGEILYQNCRVPQKNLLGKEGMGFVIAQDRLGPGRIHHCMRWIGICNRSFDLMCRRASERKITADGKTLATRQTVQNWVSESAAEIQAARLMTLNAAWRIDNLGAKEARDDIALIKFVVANTMQHVIDRALQVHGGLGMTDDTILAYFFRHERAARIYDGADEVHKSSFAKRYLRKYEKPR
- the queF gene encoding NADPH-dependent 7-cyano-7-deazaguanine reductase QueF, which encodes MAVAEGKIFEFEDETGIRADFLETIDYGGNPQEITYETDEFSAVCPFSGLPDIGRIIVVYIPGTKLVELKSLKYYFVSFRNVGIYQEAATNRIYNDLYRCLEPKYLMVRTVYNVRGGILSTCVMDSEKMKR